From the genome of Alphaproteobacteria bacterium:
AAGCCGGCAACGGTGTTCGGGTCAACGCGATTGTGCCGGGCGTTCTATTCGAAGGTGGTGTTGTATCGCCCGGCGCGACTCGCGTCCACGGCGGACCCGACGGTGCCCGCCGGTTTCAGGAAGCGATCGCGGCAAAAACTCCGCTTGGACGGATCGGCGAACCGGAAGATGCCGCCGCCGCCGCGGTATACCTTGCCTCGGACGCAGCCCGCCACGTTACCGGTATGGAGTTCATTGTCGATGGTGGACGCATGGCTGGCGGTAACTAACCGCTGGCGCGCTGTACCATGGTGTGCCCATCCCCTAAGGTGCGCCGCCCTAACGACCGGAACCGATGACCCAGCCCACCGCCACGCAAGTCCAGCAACTCGCCAGCTCGCGCCTCTTTATCGTCGGGCTCGTCGCGACCACGTCTGTTGGGCCGATGGCCATGCAACTGTTCGTTCCGTCGCTGCCGTTCATGGCGCGCGACCTCGCCGCACCGATCGATGTCGCGCAACTGGCTCTCAGTCTTTCGATGGCGGCCATCGCCCTGTCGAACCTGGCTTACGGTCCGCTGTCGGATCGCTACGGGCGCCGCTCGGTTCTGCTGGTCGGTTTGCTGCTCTTCTTGATTGGAACCGTCGTCGCGGCGCTGGCCAACAGCGTCGAGGTCCTGATCGTGGGCCGGATCATCCAGGCCGGCGGCAGCGCTTCGGGCATGGTCATTAGCCGCGCCATGGTTCGCGATGTCTACGGTGCCGAAAAGGCGGCGTCCATGATCGCCTATTTGACGGTTGCGATGCTGGCGGCACCCTACGTCGCGCTCATTGTCGGCGGTGCGCTGACCGACAATGTCGGTTGGCGGGCGTCTCTGTGGTTTGCCTTTATCGTTGGCGGGATCGTGACGATTATCGCTTTTCGAATCTTGCGCGAAACCCATTTCGAAGACCGCGTCCCGATCGCACCGTTCAATTTGGCTCGCAACTACACCCAATTGTTCAGATCGGTGGAATTTACCGGCTACGTTCTCCACACGGCGTTCGCGGCGGGCACTTTCTTCGCGTTCATGGCGGCCGGCCCCTACCTCATGGTCGATGTCTTGCACCGCTCAGCGTTGCAATTCAGCCTGTGGTTTGCGTTGCTGACCGTTACGTTCATGGGCGCGAACTTGGCGGCGGGACGTATTTCGGCGCGCATTGGGATCGACCGCATGGTGCTCATGGGAAGTTTACTTTCCCTTGCTGGCGGGGTTCTTTTCGTCGTGGCCTTGGCGCTCTACGGACTTACGCCGCTCACTCTGTTTCTCCCCAACGCGCTTGTCGGAATCGGTCAAGGTATTTCGATGCCGAACGCCCAGGCCGGGGCGATCAATTTGAACCCGAAACTGGCGGGGACATCGTCCGGCCTCTTGGCCTTTGCAACCATGGGCATGGGAGCGGTGTTTTCCCAAGTGGTCGGCGAGTTCGCCGATGGGAGCGCCGGGCCGTTGGCCTGGACGATCATGATCGGCGTGTTGCTCGCCACAATTTCCGGGCTTGTCCCTGTGCGCTGGCGCGCTGCCCAGGCCGCAACGTCGGCCGACTAGGGCGCCGCAGTCCCGTCGATTCCCCGCAATTTCGGGGAATCGACACAAATGCCCGAGGGCAATACAGTGGGTGGAAACCACTAAGAATTGCAGAACAAACCAACTCCTCGCCAATAAGCATGCCAGATCGGAACCCAAAGAAGCGTGAGCCTGTGGCGGAAGCGGGATTCCGACGCGAGGACTTCACCGAAGAACGCATCGCGGAAATCCAGCGTTCCATGGATCTCCCGGTAGGGTTCGAGATACTCGATCGCAGGACCCGCGAGGCAAGCCGCGCTGCGGTTCTGGCCGATGTCCAAACCGGTCAAGATATTTGGGTCTTCGGTTACGGCTCGTTAATG
Proteins encoded in this window:
- a CDS encoding multidrug effflux MFS transporter, translating into MTQPTATQVQQLASSRLFIVGLVATTSVGPMAMQLFVPSLPFMARDLAAPIDVAQLALSLSMAAIALSNLAYGPLSDRYGRRSVLLVGLLLFLIGTVVAALANSVEVLIVGRIIQAGGSASGMVISRAMVRDVYGAEKAASMIAYLTVAMLAAPYVALIVGGALTDNVGWRASLWFAFIVGGIVTIIAFRILRETHFEDRVPIAPFNLARNYTQLFRSVEFTGYVLHTAFAAGTFFAFMAAGPYLMVDVLHRSALQFSLWFALLTVTFMGANLAAGRISARIGIDRMVLMGSLLSLAGGVLFVVALALYGLTPLTLFLPNALVGIGQGISMPNAQAGAINLNPKLAGTSSGLLAFATMGMGAVFSQVVGEFADGSAGPLAWTIMIGVLLATISGLVPVRWRAAQAATSAD